A DNA window from Ostrea edulis chromosome 5, xbOstEdul1.1, whole genome shotgun sequence contains the following coding sequences:
- the LOC125651852 gene encoding uncharacterized protein LOC125651852 has translation MSNIFSAALWLALNIEVKTDDLFITLGDVHAACLHFFQSIPLPVPTPDVISKLIKRLFDVQSTTLRSKKFPQCHIGGTVIVFKKIGNRIPSSSTNVQLPPYCKVLETKPVFKFSCPLLVVIDGVQQTCTVGFEPSDLWIEVNGVKLSAGFPVQITDSNIAAIIQLILSMKLCSGARKDEGYVPKTFKEERISTTFETNERIVMRSKHCHFILEWLATHDICSPCNLSRIRKQNERKKRHIQEIDKNACLNKDMEKSEEKSKRRLKKSAKKSDKKCKRSRKKNSKEVGRKVRKKLEEKCE, from the coding sequence GTTGGCACTGAATATAGAAGTTAAAACTGATGACTTGTTCATCACTCTTGGAGATGTCCATGCTGCCTGCTTGCATTTCTTCCAAAGTATTCCTTTACCTGTACCAACTCCGGATGTCATAAGCAAACTTATCAAACGACTTTTTGATGTACAATCAACGACATTGCGGTCCAAGAAATTCCCTCAATGTCATATTGGGGGAACGGTAATTGTGTTCAAGAAAATTGGAAATCGTATCCCATCCTCTAGTACCAATGTCCAGCTACCACCATACTGCAAAGTTCTAGAGACAAAGCCAGTTTTCAAATTCAGTTGTCCTTTACTAGTTGTTATTGATGGTGTTCAGCAAACATGTACTGTTGGATTTGAACCCAGTGATCTCTGGATAGAAGTAAATGGAGTAAAGTTGTCTGCTGGTTTTCCAGTTCAAATTACGGATTCTAATATTGCAGccataattcaattaatattaTCTATGAAACTATGCAGtggggctagaaaagatgaggGATATGTACCCAAGACATTTAAGGAAGAAAGAATATCCACAACTTTTGAAACCAATGAAAGGATTGTTATGAGGTCCAAGCACTGccattttattttggaatggCTAGCAACACATGATATATGTTCACCATGCAACCTTTCAAGAATTCGTAAACAAAATGAAAGGAAGAAAAGGCATATACAGGAAATTGACAAGAATGCTTGCCTTAACAAAGACATGGAGAAGTCTGAAGAAAAAAGCAAAAGACGTCTGAAGAAAAGTGCCAAGAAATCTGACAAAAAGTGCAAAAGAAGTCGgaagaaaaattcaaaagaagTCGGAAGAAAAGTGCGAAAGAAGTTGGAAGAAAAGTGCGAATGA